CCTTTAAACAGCAACGGGCGGAAGAGAGTAGTGAACAGCGTAATCAACACTACATTACCCATTTACAAAATCAGTTACGCCAAAATGCAAATAATGGCGAGCTGTGGTTTGAACTTGGGCAAGCATATTCGCTGAATAATGATTTTGAGAGTGCTCTAGTCTGTTTTCGTAATGCACAAACGGTGCTAGGTGAAAAAGCAACGATTTTAGGGGCAATGGCGACGGCAGAATATTATTTACATAAACAACAATTTACACCACAAGCAACACAGTGGGTTGAACGGGCATTACATCTTGATCCCCGAGAGAGTGCAAGCTTGCTTTTATTAGCATCTGATGCTTTTTTTCAAAATAATCCTAAGCAAGCGATCGCTTATTGGGAGCGTGTGTTAGATAACGATAATAACCCCGCCTTAGACCGCAAAGAGATTATTAAAAGTATCAAAATGGCGGAGCAGATGTTAAAAACTCAGTAATTTATGGGGAGCTATTTGCTCCCCATTATGTTTTATTCATTCACTTTTTTAGCTAACATCGTTGCAAAACGTAGTTGGATTCGGTTTCCATTAGCATCGGTTTTATGTAGATGTCCCAAATCTTCATTATATTTAACCAACTCCCAGTCTTGATAATACTGCTTTAATTCCCCTTCTTTAAAGGTAAATGAAAACGGCATAGGGCAAGGGTAATCTTCCGTACTCATGGCACAAACAATCAAGTTATATCCGCCGATTTTGGTATTTTTCTGCATATTCTCAATAATGGCTGGAATGCGCTCACGGTTTAAGAACATCATTACCACCGTTGAAATAATGAAGTCAAATTCCCCTTCGATATTGGCTTGGTTAATATCATAAACCCCTGTACGGATATGCTGAGCCTGCTCTTTTTCGATAATCGTATTCAGGAAGTGAATGCTCTCTTCGCTGTGATCTACCGCAGTGACATCACAGCCGAGTAAATTCATATAGAGTGAATTGCGACCACGTCCACAACCTAAGTCTAGCACCTTGCCAGATTTAATATAATTTGTGGCATTTAACACTTCGGAATGTGTGGTTGTCAGATTATATTTCTTCGCGAAATAATCTTCAGGTTTGCAGTAAAAGGAAAGTTGGCAAATTAAATCATCACTAAGCGCTTCAACTTTATGCCATGCTTGTGGTTCAACAAAAGGTGGCTGGTTATTGCTATCGAAAATAAAGGTTTGCGTGACTTCCCCATCTTCTGTTAATGCGTAGTATTTGAGTTGACCTTGTAGAATCGTCAGTTTTGCCCAAGTGCCTTCTTTGGTATTGTGTTTCTCTTGAAACATTTGCGGTAAGCTTTCTTTATTCCATTCAGGCATTTTTTTGTAACAGATTAAATTTTCCATAGAGATTTCCTTCAATTAATTCACTTTCTAGATCTTATGCCTTTCTCTTTTGAAGGCAATAAAAAACCGACTAATTTAGTCGGTCTTTAGGTTCTTTTTGATATTGATCAAATTTCAAGAGATTTAAACTGTCGAGCAAAATAGATCAAACCAGTTTGAGGTTGTGTATCTATCTCATCAAGTTGCACGATAAAAATAGTATGAGTACCCACAGAGTGCGTATCAATAATTTTGCCATGAAGTGCGGTAATCGCTTCTTTTAACGCAAATTGCCCTGATTTACCAACTTTCCAAATATCCCAAGAAAAACGTTCTTCCATGGTGCTTTCTAACATAGCAGCAAAGTGTTTGGCTAATGTCTCTTGTTGATGATTAAGCACATTCACACAGACTTTGCCATTTTGTTTAATAATATCGTGTAAATCACTATTTTGATTTATGCAAAAGAGCAAGGTTGCAGGGGAATCTGTAACAGATGTAACTGACGAGATGGTCATGCCGACCTTTCCAGCAGTGCCATTACTTGTGACGATACTGACCGCTGACGGAAGATGTGCCATTGCATTTCTAAATTGTTGTACTGAAAGTGTATTCATCTTATTCTTTCCAAACGACGTGATATTCTCTATTTTCAGCATCATGGGATATCAAAAAGCGAGCAAATACATCATCCATCACATCTTGCTCATTGACTAATC
Above is a genomic segment from Actinobacillus indolicus containing:
- a CDS encoding TPR domain-containing protein → MNQRDKINQAYYQQAVSLANHLSDEERHEFLAELNDRQQFEQSQRQAPLQKKSIKRPLVMMLLTFTLLLSGLYYWQTGRYEQVKQGQAELQAFKQQRAEESSEQRNQHYITHLQNQLRQNANNGELWFELGQAYSLNNDFESALVCFRNAQTVLGEKATILGAMATAEYYLHKQQFTPQATQWVERALHLDPRESASLLLLASDAFFQNNPKQAIAYWERVLDNDNNPALDRKEIIKSIKMAEQMLKTQ
- the tehB gene encoding SAM-dependent methyltransferase TehB translates to MENLICYKKMPEWNKESLPQMFQEKHNTKEGTWAKLTILQGQLKYYALTEDGEVTQTFIFDSNNQPPFVEPQAWHKVEALSDDLICQLSFYCKPEDYFAKKYNLTTTHSEVLNATNYIKSGKVLDLGCGRGRNSLYMNLLGCDVTAVDHSEESIHFLNTIIEKEQAQHIRTGVYDINQANIEGEFDFIISTVVMMFLNRERIPAIIENMQKNTKIGGYNLIVCAMSTEDYPCPMPFSFTFKEGELKQYYQDWELVKYNEDLGHLHKTDANGNRIQLRFATMLAKKVNE
- the hpaC gene encoding 4-hydroxyphenylacetate 3-monooxygenase, reductase component, yielding MNTLSVQQFRNAMAHLPSAVSIVTSNGTAGKVGMTISSVTSVTDSPATLLFCINQNSDLHDIIKQNGKVCVNVLNHQQETLAKHFAAMLESTMEERFSWDIWKVGKSGQFALKEAITALHGKIIDTHSVGTHTIFIVQLDEIDTQPQTGLIYFARQFKSLEI